Proteins from one Pectinophora gossypiella chromosome 19, ilPecGoss1.1, whole genome shotgun sequence genomic window:
- the LOC126375508 gene encoding carboxypeptidase B-like: MWVAGIFLLASVVFAKHEIYEGHAVYQVSVKDVAQVKQLNEISGEVNADIWSHAVPGHPGQILVSRELKDLFEEALRSAGLDYTIEVDNVKTLLDLEDQLLAEAASKSPNRTRSSGLDLDRIYTYEEVDAYLEELAAAYPDVVTLVQGGRSFEGRPIKYLKISTTNFEDRTKPVVFMESLIHAREWVTLPVTLYAIEKLVIDVQEQDLVQDIDWIILPIANPDGYVFTHGANRFWRKNRATGYMINDICVGVDLNRNFDINWSSHSSNIVCSEIFHGRAPYSEPETIVIRDIIREHIDRIELFLDIHSFGSMILYGFGTGILPPNGLILHLVGVQMATAIDAVKMSWNPNYIVGNVAMVLYEASGSAQDYAQGVGVPLSYTYELPGHRFGSGTAAGFLVDPNFIEQAGFETWEGIKAGARFARNNFRRKNDLDAQL, encoded by the exons ACATGCTGTATACCAAGTATCAGTGAAGGATGTAGCTCAAGTTAAGCAGCTGAATGAAATATCTGGTGAAGTTAACGCTGATATATGGTCTCATGCTGTACCTGGTCACCCAGGACAGATCCTGGTCAGCAGAGAACTAAAAGACCTGTTTGAAGAGGCTTTGAGAAGTGCCGGCCTGGATTACACTATTGAAGTGGACAATGTTAAAAC GTTGCTCGACTTAGAAGACCAACTGTTAGCAGAAGCAGCCAGCAAAAGTCCTAACAGAACGAGGAGTTCCGGTCTTGACTTGGACAGAATTTACACCTATGAAGAg GTAGACGCATATCTTGAGGAGTTGGCAGCTGCGTATCCCGATGTGGTCACACTGGTACAAGGCGGGCGCAGTTTTGAAGGAAGACCAATAAAGTACCTTAAGATTTCAACCACCAACTTTGAg GATAGAACAAAACCAGTTGTGTTCATGGAGTCCCTGATCCATGCCCGTGAATGGGTTACCCTACCAGTAACTCTCTATGCGATAGAGAAACTGGTGATTGATGTGCAAGAGCAGGACTTAGTTCAAGACATTGACTGGATCATACTGCCCATCGCCAACCCTGATGGCTACGTCTTTACTCATGGTGCT AACCGGTTCTGGCGCAAGAACCGTGCAACGGGCTACATGATCAACGACATCTGCGTCGGAGTGGACCTCAACCGCAACTTTGACATCAACTGGTCATCGCACTCCAGCAACATTGTCTGCTCAGAAATCTTCCACGGTCGAGCTCCTTACTCCGAACCTGAAACAATCGTCATCAGAGACATCATCCGGGAACACATAGACAGAATAGAACTATTTTTAGACATCCACAGTTTTGGCAGCATGATCTTGTACGGCTTCGGTACCGGTATCCTTCCACCAAATGGACTGATCCTCCATTTAGTTGGCGTGCAAATGGCAACGGCGATAGATGCCGTCAAAATGTCCTGGAATCCGAACTATATTGTTGGAAATGTCGCTATGGTGCTGTATGAAGCTTCAGGGAGTGCTCAAGACTACGCTCAGGGGGTTGGTGTGCCTTTGTCCTACACTTACGAGCTTCCAGGACACAGGTTTGGTTCAGGCACTGCCGCTGGATTCTTGGTCGATCCGAACTTCATTGAGCAGGCTGGATTTGAAACCTGGGAAGGTATCAAAGCCGGAGCGAGGTTTGCCAGGAACAATTTTAGGAGAAAGAACGATTTAGACGCGCAATTGTGA